In Bacteroidia bacterium, a genomic segment contains:
- a CDS encoding FAD-dependent oxidoreductase has translation MNSQFLSFFIALWLFFFSACTTEQDYVSVDVLVIGGGASGVTAGIQAARSGANTIIIEPTHWLGGMLTSAGVPATDGNHRLPSGLWGEWRQMLYNYYGGPDSVATGWVSNTLFEPHIGNRFWNQLADKERTLSRIHGYRVVEVLKKGNRVTGARFVNELGEIRTVMAKVIIEATELGDVLELAGAEYLTGQDSETNPHDDNIQDITYAAILKEYGPGQNRIISRPEGYDPEEFHCICKEVCDDPDTKVPDCQTVLNYGRLPGKKYMINWPNNGNDYYLNPIPMTEEERQEAYIAAKNRTLSLLYFLQTEAGFTQLGLADDEFPTEDLLPSQPYHREARRVKGLFQLTVEDVEDPYADPDRPLYEQAIAVGDYPLDHHHDKNPHTRPEEFPPIPSFSVPFGAMIPITIDGLIVAEKSISVSHILNGATRLQPCVMLIGQAAGAAAGLCVKQNIEPRALSVSDLQQTLLDAGCWLLPYLDVTPADRDFQAIQRMGVRGLMRGRGVPYKWANQTWFDPDSTISHEEVKAVLEKVGGEESAGHFTAADADLPLTYGEMALALNRNLKDNEWLEDWMEEANRRPSEPITRREVAWVIDKVFF, from the coding sequence ATGAATTCTCAGTTTCTGTCCTTTTTTATAGCTTTGTGGCTATTTTTCTTTTCAGCTTGTACTACGGAACAAGACTATGTATCTGTTGATGTACTGGTTATTGGTGGTGGAGCAAGCGGGGTTACTGCGGGGATACAGGCTGCAAGAAGTGGAGCCAATACAATAATTATTGAACCTACTCACTGGTTGGGCGGTATGCTTACCTCTGCCGGGGTTCCTGCGACAGATGGCAACCATCGTCTTCCTTCCGGACTATGGGGCGAATGGCGGCAGATGCTCTACAATTATTACGGCGGACCTGATTCTGTCGCTACCGGATGGGTGAGTAATACATTGTTTGAGCCCCATATAGGCAACCGGTTCTGGAACCAACTGGCCGACAAAGAACGAACACTCAGTCGCATTCACGGCTATCGGGTTGTAGAAGTTTTAAAAAAAGGAAATCGTGTGACCGGCGCACGCTTTGTAAACGAGCTGGGGGAGATACGGACGGTCATGGCCAAAGTGATTATCGAAGCCACGGAGCTGGGTGATGTACTGGAATTGGCTGGCGCCGAATACCTGACCGGGCAGGACAGTGAAACAAACCCTCACGATGATAATATACAAGACATCACCTATGCGGCTATTTTAAAAGAGTATGGTCCCGGACAAAACCGGATCATTTCCCGACCTGAGGGCTACGATCCGGAAGAATTTCACTGTATATGTAAAGAGGTTTGCGACGATCCGGATACCAAAGTTCCCGATTGCCAGACGGTGCTGAACTATGGCAGATTACCAGGCAAAAAATATATGATCAACTGGCCCAACAATGGAAATGATTATTACCTCAATCCGATTCCGATGACGGAAGAAGAGCGGCAGGAGGCCTATATCGCTGCAAAAAACCGCACATTGAGTTTACTATATTTTCTCCAGACTGAGGCAGGATTCACCCAGTTGGGACTCGCCGATGACGAATTTCCCACAGAAGATTTGTTGCCCTCCCAACCCTATCATCGCGAGGCGAGGCGGGTAAAAGGGCTGTTTCAACTGACAGTTGAAGATGTAGAAGACCCGTATGCAGATCCTGACCGCCCTTTGTATGAACAGGCAATAGCGGTAGGCGATTACCCTTTGGACCATCACCACGACAAAAATCCTCATACCCGGCCGGAAGAATTTCCCCCAATCCCTTCTTTTTCAGTTCCATTTGGCGCGATGATTCCCATAACGATTGACGGACTCATCGTTGCCGAGAAGAGCATATCTGTTTCCCATATCTTAAACGGGGCTACCCGTTTGCAGCCATGTGTGATGCTCATCGGGCAGGCAGCCGGAGCTGCTGCCGGACTTTGTGTAAAACAGAATATCGAGCCAAGAGCGCTTTCCGTTTCTGACCTTCAGCAGACCTTGCTTGACGCCGGTTGCTGGCTATTGCCCTATCTGGATGTTACCCCAGCGGACCGCGATTTTCAGGCTATCCAGCGAATGGGCGTACGCGGACTGATGCGGGGCAGGGGAGTCCCTTACAAATGGGCCAACCAGACCTGGTTTGATCCGGATAGTACTATTTCTCATGAGGAGGTAAAGGCTGTTCTGGAAAAAGTTGGGGGGGAGGAATCCGCAGGGCATTTCACAGCCGCAGATGCTGATCTGCCTCTGACTTATGGCGAGATGGCCCTTGCCCTCAACAGAAACCTGAAAGACAACGAATGGCTGGAAGACTGGATGGAAGAAGCCAACCGCCGTCCGTCGGAACCGATCACCCGCCGGGAGGTCGCCTGGGTAATTGATAAAGTCTTTTTTTAG
- a CDS encoding heparinase II/III family protein produces the protein MKQVAIYFCLLLSLGSLQAQIKLYPRYLLSKAYTPALLSEEILPQEKWSPWPAYSERQPWEALDPAFRQIHITLGEAALRYEWPSITASLALEFTRNGNRSHYQDISYERRQMVADLVMAEMIEGKGRFTDQIVNGLWLICEESYWGVPAHLYLQSAGPGLPDVDEPTVDLFAAETGALLAWTYYLLGDELDRVSPLVRPRIKAEIKRRVLDVNLEREDFWWMGFQRNEKGINNWTPWINSNWLAMVLLMEDDVERRIQAIHKILRSTDEFINQYPDDGGCDEGPSYWARAAASLFDCLELLYSASDGKINFYDHPLIKNMAKYIYYTHVGGPYFINFADAGAILHPSGDMVYRFGKRIGDADMMGFGAFIAQDQNQLYKPTGGYTMGRRVPELFNRKELILARPTEPLPASVWLPESEVMVARMKTGSASGLCLAASGGNNGHSHNHNDVGSFMIYLDGFPALIDVGVETYTRKTFSDDRYAIWTMQSGYHNLPTIGGFMQKEGWPYKAENLLFSETKDQVNFSTEIAKAYPPEAGVQKWQRSFVLDRNSQTISLTEDFLLVASEEIVLNLMIPDTAIVQMPGRILIRVPETNGDRFISLDFDSQIFFPSVEMITVEDPLLGGVWGERVGRIQLTSKKNLAKGKLVLKFSEMGQR, from the coding sequence ATGAAGCAGGTAGCTATATATTTTTGTCTGTTGCTGTCTTTGGGTTCCCTTCAGGCGCAAATCAAATTATATCCCCGTTACCTGCTGAGTAAGGCATATACACCGGCCTTACTTTCAGAAGAAATTTTACCACAGGAAAAATGGTCTCCCTGGCCTGCTTATTCAGAGCGGCAGCCCTGGGAGGCCCTTGATCCTGCCTTTCGGCAGATTCATATTACCCTTGGCGAGGCGGCGCTTCGGTACGAATGGCCCTCTATTACCGCCAGTCTTGCGCTGGAATTTACCAGAAACGGCAACCGCTCGCATTATCAGGATATTTCTTATGAGCGCAGGCAAATGGTTGCCGATCTGGTCATGGCCGAAATGATCGAAGGAAAAGGGCGATTTACCGATCAGATTGTCAATGGACTCTGGCTGATCTGTGAAGAGTCGTACTGGGGCGTGCCTGCACACCTGTACCTGCAATCTGCCGGCCCCGGCCTACCTGATGTCGATGAACCTACGGTTGATCTGTTTGCCGCCGAGACTGGTGCCCTCCTTGCCTGGACCTACTATCTGCTCGGCGACGAACTGGATCGGGTATCGCCGCTTGTGCGTCCCCGTATTAAAGCCGAAATAAAACGGCGGGTACTTGATGTCAATCTCGAACGCGAAGATTTCTGGTGGATGGGCTTTCAGCGCAATGAAAAAGGTATTAACAACTGGACTCCCTGGATCAACAGCAACTGGCTGGCGATGGTATTACTGATGGAAGATGATGTTGAAAGAAGAATTCAGGCGATTCACAAAATCCTTCGGTCAACCGACGAGTTTATCAACCAGTACCCCGACGATGGCGGATGCGACGAAGGCCCATCCTATTGGGCACGTGCTGCGGCATCGTTGTTTGATTGTCTGGAATTGCTTTATTCAGCTTCAGATGGAAAAATAAATTTCTACGATCATCCGCTGATAAAAAACATGGCAAAGTATATTTATTATACCCATGTCGGCGGGCCTTATTTTATCAACTTTGCCGACGCGGGTGCCATTCTTCACCCATCAGGCGATATGGTTTACCGGTTTGGGAAACGTATTGGGGACGCCGATATGATGGGTTTTGGCGCGTTTATCGCCCAGGATCAGAACCAATTGTACAAACCCACCGGAGGTTATACTATGGGGCGTCGTGTACCCGAACTATTTAACCGGAAAGAACTCATTCTGGCACGCCCGACAGAGCCATTACCCGCCAGTGTATGGTTGCCAGAATCGGAAGTCATGGTCGCCAGAATGAAAACGGGAAGTGCTTCCGGCCTTTGCCTGGCCGCCAGCGGTGGAAACAACGGGCACAGCCATAACCACAACGACGTCGGTAGTTTTATGATTTACCTCGACGGTTTTCCTGCATTGATAGATGTAGGTGTGGAAACCTATACCCGAAAAACCTTCTCCGACGACCGGTATGCCATCTGGACAATGCAGTCAGGGTATCACAACCTTCCCACAATCGGCGGTTTTATGCAGAAAGAGGGCTGGCCTTATAAAGCCGAAAACTTATTATTCAGCGAAACCAAAGATCAGGTGAATTTTTCAACGGAAATAGCCAAAGCCTATCCTCCTGAAGCAGGCGTACAAAAATGGCAACGCAGTTTTGTGCTGGACCGCAATAGCCAAACCATTTCCCTGACAGAGGACTTTCTGCTTGTAGCCTCAGAGGAAATCGTCTTAAATCTGATGATCCCCGATACAGCGATTGTACAGATGCCGGGAAGAATCCTGATTCGGGTACCAGAAACAAACGGTGACAGGTTTATCTCACTGGATTTTGACAGCCAGATATTTTTTCCTTCTGTAGAGATGATCACGGTCGAAGATCCGCTGCTTGGAGGCGTTTGGGGAGAACGCGTGGGGCGAATACAGCTTACCAGTAAAAAAAATCTTGCAAAAGGGAAATTGGTTCTCAAATTTTCGGAAATGGGGCAACGTTGA
- a CDS encoding carboxypeptidase-like regulatory domain-containing protein, whose amino-acid sequence MKSITTILLGLFLPVFLFSQTKTQTIRGKVWDAVSQQPIVGATVFVENTEPRIGNITDSRGNFRLENVPIGRRTVICRYTGYGDYISDNQILTSAKELYLEIALDEQIGESTTEEVFITAKEYPTQAVNKLSVVSTRSFSAEETQRYPAAVNDPGRMALAFPGVQQGGDDSENDIIIRGNSSFGMLWRLEGIDIPNPNHFARPGTSGGGITVFSAQLLANSDFSSGGMAAEYGNAISGAMDVHFRKGNMEKREYRTKLSLLGLDFATEGPIGKGNSSYLANYRFSTLSLLNKMGFYLVGERVENDFQDLSFNLAFDGKNGKSFTTVFGMGGLSLEHYLPVANPAERDSGVANHWEDRIQGSNMAALGVTHTRLLDDKSHLKIVVAALHSDIFRDYDVLDLQDNRFKYNDETYLDNRITASVTYQRKFSERTSLKTGMFFHQTFFTFNRESFPRSAVGDITNTFYNKQLSISGKGNTQTLQYYAQFSQHLTEKLVLNAGAHFFWLLLNNTGTAEPRVSLSWSPLKRHKLSFAYGLHSQMLPLGAYFYARRDTAADQTVTVTNPNFDLKMIRSHHLILSYNFIVGKGLRLGVEGYMQRLSRVPVQPDMASVWWMLNDQSGIAQFELTSEGKGLNYGVDVALEKFFSRGVFFLLTYSRFESTYELPDGRIFNTRFGTNFSSSYTLGKEFTFKNESVLQIGARLLYNGGFRYTPPDFPASETAGTYVADIAQTNEGQVKPYSRIDGRISYRTNRKGRASNVFLDIQNVTDRRNTQNIGYDPVKKAIYYRNHPSGLIPILGYQLDF is encoded by the coding sequence ATGAAATCGATTACTACTATACTACTGGGGCTTTTTTTGCCCGTTTTTCTATTTTCCCAGACAAAAACCCAGACGATCCGAGGAAAAGTATGGGATGCAGTAAGTCAGCAACCCATTGTAGGAGCTACCGTCTTTGTGGAAAATACCGAGCCAAGGATCGGGAATATCACGGATTCACGCGGTAATTTCAGGCTTGAAAATGTTCCCATAGGCAGAAGAACTGTTATCTGCAGATATACAGGATATGGCGATTATATCAGCGACAATCAAATCCTCACTTCTGCAAAGGAGCTGTATCTGGAAATTGCATTGGATGAGCAAATCGGAGAATCGACCACCGAAGAGGTATTTATTACTGCCAAAGAATACCCTACGCAGGCTGTCAATAAATTATCGGTCGTAAGCACACGTTCGTTTTCAGCAGAAGAAACCCAGCGTTATCCCGCAGCGGTCAATGATCCCGGGCGAATGGCTCTTGCTTTTCCGGGTGTCCAGCAGGGAGGGGATGATTCCGAAAACGACATTATTATCCGGGGAAATTCATCCTTCGGTATGCTCTGGCGTCTGGAAGGCATCGACATTCCCAACCCCAACCACTTTGCCCGTCCGGGTACCTCCGGGGGTGGAATCACTGTTTTCAGCGCACAGTTGCTTGCCAATTCTGATTTCTCCTCCGGGGGAATGGCGGCCGAATATGGCAACGCTATTTCAGGCGCGATGGATGTGCATTTCCGGAAAGGGAATATGGAAAAACGCGAGTACCGCACAAAACTCAGTCTGCTAGGGCTGGATTTTGCAACGGAAGGCCCCATTGGCAAAGGAAACAGCTCTTACCTCGCCAACTACCGGTTTTCGACACTCAGCCTGCTCAACAAGATGGGCTTCTACCTGGTCGGCGAAAGAGTGGAAAATGACTTTCAGGACTTGTCATTTAACCTGGCTTTTGACGGAAAAAATGGCAAAAGTTTTACGACTGTCTTTGGCATGGGAGGACTCAGTCTGGAACATTACCTGCCTGTAGCAAACCCCGCAGAAAGAGATTCGGGCGTAGCCAACCACTGGGAAGATCGTATACAGGGAAGCAATATGGCCGCACTGGGGGTTACGCATACCCGACTGCTGGATGACAAGTCCCATTTGAAAATTGTAGTTGCCGCGCTCCATAGTGATATTTTCAGAGATTACGACGTGCTTGATTTACAGGACAATCGATTTAAATACAACGACGAAACCTACCTTGACAACCGCATCACTGCCTCTGTCACCTATCAGCGGAAGTTTTCGGAAAGAACCAGCCTGAAGACTGGTATGTTTTTCCATCAGACCTTTTTCACTTTCAACCGGGAGTCTTTCCCGAGAAGTGCAGTCGGCGATATCACCAATACATTTTACAACAAACAGCTGAGCATCAGCGGAAAAGGCAATACGCAAACCCTGCAGTATTATGCGCAGTTTAGCCAGCATCTCACCGAAAAGCTCGTGCTGAATGCCGGCGCGCATTTCTTCTGGTTGCTGCTCAACAATACAGGAACTGCCGAACCCCGGGTTTCGCTTTCATGGTCTCCGCTCAAAAGGCATAAACTGAGTTTTGCTTATGGCCTTCACAGCCAGATGTTGCCATTAGGCGCGTATTTTTATGCACGAAGGGATACAGCTGCCGACCAGACAGTTACAGTGACTAACCCCAATTTTGACCTGAAAATGATTCGCTCACATCACCTGATTCTGTCTTACAATTTCATTGTAGGCAAAGGATTACGGCTCGGTGTAGAAGGTTATATGCAGCGTTTGTCGAGAGTACCTGTACAACCGGATATGGCTTCCGTCTGGTGGATGCTCAATGATCAGAGCGGAATTGCACAGTTTGAGCTTACCAGCGAAGGAAAAGGCCTCAACTATGGTGTAGATGTGGCGCTGGAGAAGTTTTTTTCCAGAGGCGTATTTTTCCTGCTGACCTATTCTCGGTTTGAGTCAACCTACGAACTACCGGATGGCAGAATATTCAATACCCGTTTTGGCACAAACTTTTCATCCAGCTATACATTGGGAAAAGAGTTTACCTTTAAAAACGAATCTGTACTGCAGATTGGGGCCCGGCTGCTATACAATGGCGGCTTTCGCTATACGCCTCCCGATTTTCCGGCTTCTGAAACTGCAGGAACCTATGTTGCAGATATAGCCCAAACCAATGAAGGCCAGGTAAAACCTTATTCCCGTATTGACGGGCGGATTTCCTATCGCACCAACAGAAAAGGCAGAGCTTCCAACGTATTTCTGGATATCCAGAATGTAACAGACAGAAGAAATACCCAAAACATCGGCTATGACCCGGTGAAAAAGGCGATTTATTACAGGAATCATCCCAGTGGGTTAATTCCTATTTTGGGATATCAGCTTGATTTTTAG
- a CDS encoding caspase family protein encodes MSPKLYAALWMFVLHTMLCGMTLAQSPTIYNESGGTLSQLDKIRQTIESYTSVFRVNPYDGDYYHHLASEHFKKGEYAEALEDYHSAIRYFSGKASKLARMHYQRGLCWYILQDYEKAIRDFNIAISYRPDITDSYYFRGKINYLIYNDLNLARKDFEKVLRLSSSSTVQTAFCRYFLGDKDNALREMNSLISNSGNFERETYAQYHYTMAGLQALMGNAPGAVRYLQNALDYGYDELEWLSRDINFLGVSTSYDFVHLLEKYGLRYHLISPNEPRVTYHPPTDDPAITLGQEAPTRSPEPVTPSSRRAPASVKTRDLTFSDTDGNNRIDANEKTNIRFVVRNNGPADAEALVVRVVEEGRINGLEFDEERSIGDLKAQQEMEVVVPVYGSISLESGKADFTIQVLEKNGFDSDNLYITIPTQEFMPPALEIADFHFATELGGKMRLGVPITLKLAVQNTGSGDADNVQVEMVLPDNVFTAGENTFNLGTLRPGQSQIIDFEFFTNKRYEGEEVPVIAEITEEYGNYGTKQTMTVHINQQLEVNSRVVVNAKPDPTYDVKDIRLTSDVDRNLPRTFEKNPNAIAVVIGNRDYNNPDVPPVDFALQDAASMKNYLVQSFGFDENNIIFLPNATQADFNGIFGTVQDHKARLYNLVKPGQSDVFVFYSGHGAPDLQTEEAYFVPVDCDPSLVRFNGYGIKTFYDNLSKIQYRTLTVVIDACFSGSSDRGTLIPQASLVRIKSGNNVLKDPKAMVFTSASGAEIASWYAEQSHSLFTYYFLKGLQGEANANRDREITLEEMRTYINEQVPYMARRLKNRVQTPEVYGQNESVIINQ; translated from the coding sequence ATGAGCCCTAAACTTTACGCTGCCCTTTGGATGTTTGTGTTACATACGATGTTGTGTGGAATGACTCTGGCACAGTCTCCCACCATCTACAATGAATCCGGCGGTACCCTAAGCCAACTCGACAAAATACGTCAGACCATTGAGTCTTATACCAGTGTCTTTCGTGTAAATCCCTATGATGGAGATTATTACCACCATCTTGCATCCGAGCATTTTAAGAAAGGTGAATATGCCGAGGCTCTGGAAGACTACCATTCTGCCATTCGTTATTTTTCAGGAAAAGCCAGTAAGCTTGCCCGTATGCATTACCAACGGGGATTGTGCTGGTATATCCTTCAGGACTATGAAAAAGCGATCAGGGATTTTAACATAGCCATCTCTTATCGCCCTGATATTACCGACTCCTATTATTTTCGGGGAAAAATCAATTATCTGATCTACAACGATCTGAATCTTGCCCGTAAAGATTTTGAAAAGGTACTCCGTCTCAGCAGCAGTTCTACCGTGCAAACTGCTTTCTGTCGTTACTTTTTGGGCGACAAGGATAATGCGCTGCGTGAAATGAACTCCCTGATCTCCAACTCCGGAAATTTTGAGCGAGAAACTTATGCGCAGTATCACTACACCATGGCCGGGCTTCAGGCTTTGATGGGAAATGCTCCCGGTGCAGTACGTTATCTTCAAAATGCACTGGATTATGGTTATGATGAACTCGAATGGTTGTCCCGCGATATTAATTTTCTCGGGGTTAGTACCAGCTATGATTTTGTCCACCTGCTGGAAAAGTACGGATTACGTTACCATCTGATTTCGCCAAATGAACCTCGGGTTACCTATCACCCTCCTACAGACGATCCGGCGATCACATTAGGTCAAGAGGCCCCGACTCGTTCACCAGAACCCGTTACTCCCTCCTCTCGCAGAGCACCTGCTTCAGTTAAAACCCGCGATCTGACGTTCTCGGATACAGACGGAAATAACCGGATCGATGCCAATGAAAAAACAAATATTCGTTTTGTAGTCAGAAACAATGGTCCTGCGGATGCCGAAGCGCTTGTGGTACGTGTGGTGGAAGAAGGCCGAATCAACGGATTGGAATTTGACGAAGAGCGTTCTATCGGTGATCTGAAAGCTCAGCAGGAAATGGAAGTGGTGGTTCCTGTGTACGGAAGTATATCACTCGAATCTGGTAAGGCAGATTTTACTATTCAGGTGCTGGAAAAAAATGGCTTTGACTCTGACAACCTGTATATCACGATTCCCACGCAGGAGTTTATGCCTCCGGCACTTGAAATCGCAGATTTTCACTTTGCTACTGAGTTGGGGGGCAAAATGCGGCTGGGAGTACCCATTACCCTGAAATTAGCAGTTCAGAATACAGGTAGCGGTGATGCAGATAATGTTCAGGTGGAAATGGTTCTTCCCGATAATGTATTTACTGCAGGAGAAAATACTTTTAACCTCGGAACTTTGCGCCCAGGCCAAAGCCAGATCATTGATTTTGAATTTTTTACCAATAAACGGTACGAAGGGGAAGAAGTGCCGGTCATCGCTGAAATAACGGAAGAATACGGCAATTACGGCACAAAGCAGACTATGACTGTTCATATCAACCAACAGTTGGAAGTCAACTCCCGTGTGGTGGTAAATGCCAAGCCCGATCCCACATATGATGTGAAGGATATTCGCCTGACTTCTGATGTAGACCGGAATCTGCCCCGCACATTTGAGAAAAATCCCAACGCTATTGCCGTAGTGATTGGCAACAGAGATTACAACAACCCAGATGTGCCTCCCGTTGACTTTGCGTTACAGGATGCGGCCAGTATGAAAAACTATCTGGTTCAGAGTTTTGGATTTGATGAAAACAATATCATCTTTCTTCCTAACGCGACCCAGGCAGATTTCAACGGAATTTTTGGAACTGTGCAAGATCACAAGGCGAGATTGTATAATCTGGTAAAACCCGGACAATCAGATGTGTTTGTTTTTTACAGCGGACACGGCGCACCCGATCTTCAGACCGAAGAAGCCTATTTTGTACCGGTTGACTGCGATCCTTCTTTGGTCAGGTTTAATGGTTATGGAATCAAAACCTTCTATGACAACCTGAGCAAAATCCAATATCGCACGCTGACGGTGGTGATCGACGCCTGTTTCAGTGGATCTTCTGACCGTGGAACACTGATTCCGCAGGCTTCACTTGTCAGGATCAAGTCAGGCAATAATGTACTCAAAGACCCCAAAGCGATGGTGTTTACCTCAGCCAGTGGCGCAGAAATCGCCTCCTGGTATGCAGAACAATCACATTCGCTCTTCACATACTATTTCCTCAAGGGGCTTCAGGGAGAAGCCAACGCCAACCGCGACCGTGAAATTACCCTCGAAGAAATGCGCACCTA
- a CDS encoding polyketide cyclase codes for MSGVKYHFITNWEISASKEEVADILNRPMDLPLWWPSVYLGIEKEISDGKTYYHLFTKGWLPYTLRWKFQQTVNQLPDYLELQAEGDFNGYGKWSLTQDGPIAKITYDWEILADKVIFRLFSFALRPLFSFNHHWAMNKGLESIKLEIARIRANKPREQAPIPPLATYPHRFYYRKNRQAAYSVPASTV; via the coding sequence ATGTCTGGCGTAAAGTATCACTTCATTACAAACTGGGAAATCTCTGCCTCTAAAGAAGAGGTTGCCGATATCCTGAATCGTCCGATGGACCTGCCGCTCTGGTGGCCTTCTGTGTATTTGGGTATTGAAAAGGAAATATCAGATGGCAAAACCTATTACCATCTGTTTACTAAGGGCTGGCTGCCTTATACGCTTCGTTGGAAATTTCAGCAGACGGTCAATCAGCTACCTGATTATCTGGAACTTCAGGCAGAGGGTGATTTCAATGGATATGGCAAATGGAGTCTGACCCAGGACGGCCCCATTGCCAAAATCACCTACGACTGGGAGATTTTGGCAGATAAAGTCATTTTCCGGCTTTTTTCATTCGCGCTGAGACCGCTTTTTTCATTTAATCATCATTGGGCAATGAATAAAGGCCTGGAGAGTATCAAACTGGAAATCGCCCGAATCCGGGCAAATAAACCCCGGGAACAGGCTCCAATTCCTCCTTTGGCTACTTATCCTCATCGTTTTTATTACCGGAAAAACCGGCAGGCTGCCTATTCGGTGCCTGCCTCCACAGTCTAA